In Mytilus edulis chromosome 4, xbMytEdul2.2, whole genome shotgun sequence, the following proteins share a genomic window:
- the LOC139521500 gene encoding uncharacterized protein yields MDISRLKSLRAGNKAAVTKVFKKLEEAIGDSEIDTEEVSILLEAIEKKKKTLASIDEQILNAVESEDITNEILETDEYYLDLEGKIRKFKKFLKPVPKAASSILDSSAPEFVPYTNTFTYTSQQLSQSSSTSSNNHRLPKLSLSNFNGDILQWQYFWDSYETTIHHNHTLTDIQKFSYLNSLLQFEAANVISGLTMTNPNYHKAIELLRNRYGKPHKIINAYMRALLDIPAPHDTLESLRTFHDKSEAYIRGLESLGQCQEMYGSLLIPNLYSNKHHIETEQSQNKVDTETSMLYTASEERSTVLLKTAFSPVVHKNTCIDARILFDEGAQRSFITEELAAKLNIKKEGSETLSIATFGSTTKKVRNLDKTTINLKSTEGELIPIKVLIVPTIASPLQTHNIGITQKFSYLRGLQLAHPVMDGEQFEISLLIGGDFYWDIVQDKIVRGNGPTAVSSKIGYLLSGPVPTRASNASFSMMNILVCHKQEECDLEKFWKLESLGIDAKEQNDPDLAESIENYLQTSITKKNNKYVTKLPWRENAPELPTNEGIAKRRTESVIRRLKKDPEMFRKYGEIITDQEKRGFIEKVYDESTCTNKVHYIPHHPVKKDSVTTPIRIVYNCSCRANDSSPCLNDCLATYPPIMTDLTEILVRFRMYKYAVTADIEKAFLHIELDVNDRDVTRFYWLENPMDTESRLITYRFKVVLFGATCSPFMLSATLMKHFRDNPSTTSTELQRNVYVDNVLTSFTDKQSLLKFYTESRKLLSEAGFNLRSWNSNSTELQNVAGRDKIGDNDDIVKILGMRWDMESDDLKFQQIEFMEKDKMITKREVLRTSSRIFDPLGLITPITVKAKLFMQTLLKAKLDWDECLSDELRSKWQVIALDIEEATKTVFPRMLTEGVINEKTSLHIFTDASQLAYGACAYLVTANSSVIVMAKNRVVPVKPISLPRLELMGALIGARLAKHLLKVITTEHVYMWSDSQIVLSWIKSSKNLKPFVANRLKEIRKLTENAEWNYCPTDDNPADYLTRGIYAKQLYNNSLWMNGPQWILNRENWPTWTRKIEECSTMITVSDEKTDDKSTNALTQTISCIDIQRYSSLEKAIRVTAYVMRFIQNIRNSKDKRSIGFISVEERCKALKVLIMTVQQETFKDEIESLNSSSQTKVPLVRQLKLYTDKNGLLRCTGRIQNAPVKESTKYPLLLPTHHSLTSLIVMDAHTKTLHAGLNSTIAYIQQKYWIPRIRQCVKSQIRKYVQCIKISGMPYSAPDPPPLPKDRVNYDYPFSVTGVDFTGALYTKGKHNELSKTYICLFTCAATRAIHLEIVTDLTEESFMLAFKRFVARRSTPRIMLSDNATTFKAAAEKITRSSKDNRIQEKLADQGTEWKFIPNRAPWFGGFWERLIGLTKKSIKAILGKSCVTTEMLNTIVIEIEGTLNNRPITHISTDIKDPEPLTPAHLLYGRRLDNQSEQNIDSATSEDLHVKLNKNLQRNNELINHFRSRWKHEYLTSLRKFHRTSGRNEQTIQIGDIVQVHNDTNRIMWKLAVVQDLVRGKDGLIRSTVIKTDTGITNRPIVKLYPLEIRSTHDDSE; encoded by the exons ATGGACATCAGCCGATTAAAATCCTTGAGAGCGGGGAACAAAGCAGCagtaacaaaagtttttaaaaaactgGAGGAAGCCATCGGAGATTCAGAAATAGACACGGAGGAAGTATCAATATTGCTCGAAGCAATTGAGAAGAAAAAGAAGACGTTAGCCTCTATAGACGAACAGATATTAAATGCAGTCGAATCAGAAGATATAACAAATGAAATTCTTGAAACAGATGAGTATTATTTAGATTTAGAGGGTAAAATTCgaaaatttaaaaagttcttAAAACCCGTACCAAAAGCAGCATCTTCGATACTAGATTCAAGCGCACCAGAGTTTGTTCCGTACACAAACACATTTACTTACACAAGTCAGCAGTTATCTCAGTCAAGTTCGACCTCAAGTAATAACCATCGCCTACCAAAGCTAtctctttccaattttaatggaGACATTTTACAATGGCAATATTTCTGGGATTCATACGAGACCACGATTCATCACAATCACACATTAACTGACATTCAGAAATTTTCGTACTTGAACTCATTGCTTCAATTTGAAGCTGCAAACGtaatttcaggattgaccatgACAAATCCAAACTACCACAAAGCAATTGAATTATTGAGAAACCGCTATGGCAAACCACATAAAATCATTAATGCATATATGAGAGCACTACTTGATATACCCGCACCACATGATACATTAGAAAGTTTGAGAACATTTCATGACAAATCAGAAGCTTACATACGGGGTCTAGAGTCTCTCGGACAATGTCAGGAAATGTACGGATCGTTATTGATACCA AACTTGTACTCAAATAAACATCATATTGAAACTGAACAATCGCAAAACAAAGTAGACACAGAAACTTCTATGTTGTATACCGCTAGCGAAGAAAGGTCCACTGTTTTACTGAAAACCGCATTCAGTCCAGTCGTtcacaaaaatacatgtatagatgCAAGAATACTCTTTGACGAGGGAGCTCAGCGTTCGTTTATAACCGAAGAACTAGCAGCTAAATTGAACATTAAAAAAGAAGGGTCTGAAACATTAAGTATAGCTACATTTGGAAGTACTACGAAAAAGGTGAGAAATCTTgacaaaacaacaattaatcttaAGTCTACCGAAGGAGAATTAATtcctattaaagttttaattgtaCCAACCATTGCTTCACCACTTCAAACTCACAACATAGGAATAACGCAGAAGTTTTCATATTTACGTGGTCTACAATTAGCACACCCAGTCATGGATGGAGAGCAATTTGAAATATCCTTATTAATTGGAGGTGATTTTTACTGGGACATAGTTCAAGACAAAATAGTGCGTGGAAACGGTCCAACCGCAGTTAGCTCGAAAATTGGATATTTACTTTCCGGTCCTGTCCCTACACGAGCCAGTAATGCATCTTTCTCAATGATGAATATACTAGTATGTCACAAACAAGAAGAGTGCGATCTTGAAAAATTTTGGAAGCTTGAATCGTTGGGAATTGACGCTAAAGAACAAAATGATCCAGACCTAGCTGAATCAATTGAAAATTACTTACAAACCTCCATTacgaagaaaaataataagtatgTTACGAAATTACCATGGAGAGAGAATGCGCCAGAACTACCGACAAATGAAGGCATCGCAAAACGCAGAACGGAAAGCGTTATTCGTCGCCTTAAGAAGGATCCCGAGATGTTCCGAAAGTATGGTGAGATAATTACAGACCAAGAAAAAAGAGGATTCATTGAAAAGGTATATGATGAAAGTACATGCACAAACAAGGTTCATTACATTCCGCATCATCCCGTAAAAAAGGATTCAGTCACCACCCCGATACGCATAGTATATAACTGTAGCTGTAGAGCGAACGACAGTAGTCCTTGTCTTAACGATTGCCTAGCAACATATCCACCAATTATGACTGATCTGACGGAGATATTAGTACGCTTTAGAATGTATAAATATGCAGTTACAGCAGATATTGAAAAAGCATTTTTGCATATTGAATTAGATGTTAATGACAGAGATGTCACAAGATTTTATTGGTTAGAGAATCCCATGGACACAGAAAGCCGTTTGATTACTTACCGGTTTAAGGTTGTACTTTTCGGCGCCACCTGTTCGCCATTCATGTTAAGCGCCACGCTAATGAAACATTTTAGAGACAATCCGTCAACTACATCAACAGAATTACAGAGAAATGTATACGTGGATAACGTTCTGACCAGTTTTACAGATAAACAGTCACTTTTGAAATTCTACACGGAGTCAAGAAAATTATTGTCAGAGGCAGGATTCAACTTACGGTCTTGGAATTCTAATAGTACGGAATTACAGAACGTTGCAGGACGAGACAAGATCGGCGACAATGACGACATAGTCAAAATTTTAGGCATGAGATGGGATATGGAATCCGACGATTTGAAATTTCAACAGATTGAATTTATGgaaaaagacaaaatgataaCAAAGCGTGAGGTTTTGCGCACATCGTCCAGAATTTTCGACCCCCTAGGATTAATCACGCCAATTACGGTAAAAGCTAAGCTGTTTATGCAAACTTTATTGAAGGCAAAGTTGGATTGGGATGAATGTTTGTCCGACGAACTGAGAAGTAAATGGCAGGTAATAGCTTTAGATATCGAGGAGGCTACCAAAACAGTATTTCCACGAATGTTAACGGAAGGAGTAATTAACGAGAAAACGTCGCTACATATTTTCACAGACGCCAGTCAGTTAGCATACGGAGCTTGTGCTTACTTAGTTACAGCAAATTCATCGGTCATCGTCATGGCTAAAAACAGAGTAGTACCCGTGAAACCGATTTCATTACCACGTTTAGAACTTATGGGCGCGCTTATCGGCGCCAGATTAGCAAAGCATCTTCTTAAAGTCATAACAACAGAACATGTGTATATGTGGAGCGATAGTCAAATTGTTTTGAGTTGGATTAAATCGTCAAAAAACTTAAAACCGTTCGTAGCAAATCGActtaaagaaataagaaaattaacagaGAATGCTGAATGGAATTATTGTCCAACAGATGACAATCCAGCTGATTACCTAACTCGCGGAATTTACGCTAAACAACTTTATAACAACAGCTTATGGATGAACGGTCCACAATGGATTTTAAATCGTGAGAATTGGCCGACATGGACGAGGAAAATTGAAGAATGCAGCACGATGATAACTGTTAGCGATGAAAAAACAGACGATAAAAGTACAAATGCTTTAACACAGACAATTTCATGTATAGATATACAACGATACAGCTCTTTAGAAAAAGCAATTAGAGTAACAGCATACGTCATGCGTTTTATACAGAATATACGGAATTCAAAAGATAAACGGTCAATCGGATTTATCAGTGTTGAGGAGCGATGTAAAGCATTAAAAGTTCTAATAATGACAGTACAACAGGAAACTTTTAAGGATGAAATTGAAAGCTTGAATTCATCTTCACAGACAAAAGTGCCACTTGTTCGACAACTTAAACTATATACAGACAAAAATGGATTACTACGTTGTACCGGGAGAATACAAAACGCACCTGTGAAGGAGAGTACTAAATATCCGTTGTTATTGCCAACACACCACAGTCTTACGTCCTTAATCGTAATGGATGCACACACAAAGACTTTACATGCCGGACTTAACAGTACAATCGCATATATTCAACAGAAATATTGGATACCGAGAATAAGGCAGTGCGTAAAATCACAAATTCGTAAATACGTTCAATGCATTAAAATATCAGGAATGCCTTATAGCGCACCCGATCCGCCACCGCTACCTAAAGATCGAGTCAACTACGATTATCCTTTTTCAGTAACCGGCGTTGATTTCACAGGAGCTTTGTATACAAAAGGAAAACACAACGAATTAagcaaaacatatatttgtttattcactTGCGCCGCTACACGAGCTATACACTTGGAGATAGTCACAGATTTAACCGAGGAGTCTTTCATGCTTGCTTTTAAAAGATTTGTCGCTAGGAGATCTACACCAAGGATTATGTTGTCCGATAATGCAACAACCTTCAAGGCAGCCGCCGAAAAGATTACAAGATCAAGCAAAGACAACCGAATACAAGAAAAACTTGCCGATCAAGGAACGGAGTGGAAATTCATACCCAACCGAGCACCGTGGTTTGGAGGCTTTTGGGAACGCCTAATTGGACTCACGAAAAAGTCAATTAAAGCAATACTAGGAAAGTCATGTGTCACTACGGAAATGTTGAATACAATTGTAATCGAAATCGAGGGAACTCTAAACAATCGTCCGATAACTCACATTTCTACTGATATTAAAGATCCCGAACCGCTGACGCCAGCGCACCTTTTATATGGTCGTCGACTTGACAACCAATCGGAACAGAATATTGACAGTGCTACTTCCGAAGATTTGCACGTGAAACTCAATAAAAATTTACAGAGAAATAATGAACTAATCAACCATTTTCGCTCAAGATGGAAACACGAATATCTGACGTCACTCCGTAAATTTCACCGTACATCTGGaagaaacgaacaaacaatacaaataggTGACATTGTACAAGTACACAATGACACAAATCGTATAATGTGGAAATTAGCAGTTGTACAAGATTTAGTTCGTGGAAAGGATGGACTCATTCGATCAACTGTTATCAAGACCGACACAGGAATCACCAACCGTCCGATTGTGAAGCTCTATCCGTTGGAAATACGCAGTACACATGATGACAGTGAATGA
- the LOC139520375 gene encoding matrilin-2-like, giving the protein MHLLIFITLFLSIVHVHGQETTTIDRERQAYICANSVLDLVFVLDSSASIWEPDFYRQIKFVENIVKQFEIGPAYTQVGAVTYGQTYWHKFHLNRFNQKKPLLQAIKRIRYRPGSYTNTGDAIKYMNEEMFTENHGDRFLSRNIAVVITDGRSQEKNKTREMALAAQRRGIKMFAIGVGKKVSQRELQNIASDPDWEHVFEVDNYKALDSIKDTLTSRTCYELTTAGPPATTPTPAPPVNVWDENNRRIIHTTRWNRTTITKWTEEDELLRRLEEERQLREQEEQRRLRDLEEQRRLNEIENEQRRLQELENEQRRLREFNAEQQRLRDLAEQNRLRALDTEQQRLRDIAEQNRLRALEAEQQRLRDLAEQNRLRALEAEQQRLRDLDEQNRLRASEAEKQRLRDLEDEHRRRMLLGEDQRRQNELEDQRLREQEQERNRLEAEKRRLLDLEADRVRRQEEADRLRREQEAERLRREQEADRIRREQEAERRRKLLEDEMRRRQLPFGNANRWGVNGLGLFNNGRRNGNMELTSRDKPDMTFVVPESANGVDYKKLFGRCNDKPADIYFVMDSSSSIGRQNYKKQKSFLVNLVRKFDIGSDKTRVGVIPFSNDYRVAVPLGLINDIGGLSKAIHNIPYTRGGTHTAAALKYVKNFGFASGTSRQNAAQIVIVLTDGYSRDPESTKHEAKKLHDAGINTFVIGIGDGIDMEELRSIASEPNDKHLFLVDDFNALDSIKDLLVSRACDIPANSIVVCQTAGPMDIVFMYDTLNLGSERTDSIANFIFKVVDVFDQQAFNNIMVRRYIDYCPIDTQTSLMLPRDFLSLRGEVRPGMYDILKKFMTGVQNKEYNNARPVGITFIDSKLDDVETILPYIKSISDTNIFAVVIGPEPKFNTSDMRNVLLVPSYEALDELVRLFLRHFCTTLSNVNLNTVPALL; this is encoded by the exons ATGCATTTGTTAATTTTCATTACATTGTTTTTATCG ATTGTGCATGTACACGGACAGGAAACTACAACGATCGACCGAGAAAGACAAG cttACATATGTGCCAATTCAGTACTAGACTTAGTGTTTGTTCTTGATTCATCTGCCAGCATCTGGGAACCAGACTTCTATAGACAAATCAAGTTCGTAGAAAACATAGTGAAACAATTTGAAATAGGACCTGCCTACACACAAGTAGGGGCTGTCACATACGGTCAAACATATTGGCACAAATTTCATCTAAatagatttaaccaaaagaaacCCCTTCTGCAAGCCATCAAACGTATTCGATACAGACCTGGCTCTTACACAAACACTGGGGATGCTATTAAATATATGAACGAGGAAATGTTTACAGAAAACCATGGAGACAGATTTTTGAGTAGAAACATAGCCGTAGTTATCACTGACGGACGATCCCAGGAGAAAAATAAAACAAGGGAAATGGCATTGGCCGCACAAAGAAGGGGAATTAAAATGTTTGCTATTGGAGTTggaaaaaaagtttcacaaagAGAACTTCAGAATATAGCTAGTGACCCAGACTGGGAACATGTATTTGAAGTCGATAATTACAAAGCACTCGATTCTATCAAAGACACACTCACATCAAGAACATGTTATGAAC TAACAACTGCTGGACCGCCGGCAACAACACCAACACCCGCACCTCCAGTTAACGTATGGGATGAAAATAATAGGAGAATAATACACACAACTCGGTGGAACCGTACTACCATTACTAAATGGACAGAAGAGGACGAACTATTGAGGCGTTTGGAGGAGGAGAGACAATTAAGAGAACAAGAGGAACAAAGAAGATTACGAGATCTCGAAGAGCAAAGAAGATTAAACGAAATTGAAAACGAACAAAGAAGAttacaagaattagaaaatgaACAAAGAAGATTAAGAGAGTTTAACGCAGAACAACAGAGACTTCGTGATCTTGCCGAACAAAATAGACTAAGAGCATTAGATACAGAACAACAGAGACTTCGTGATATTGCCGAACAAAATAGACTAAGAGCATTAGAAGCTGAACAACAGAGACTTCGTGATCTTGCCGAACAAAATAGACTAAGAGCATTAGAGGCAGAACAACAAAGACTTAGAGATCTTGACGAACAAAATAGATTAAGAGCATCAGAAGCAGAAAAACAGAGACTTCGAGATCTTGAAGACGAACACCGAAGACGTATGTTATTAGGAGAAGATCAAAGACGACAGAACGAATTAGAAGACCAACGTCTACGAGAACAAGAACAAGAACGTAACCGATTAGAGGCAGAGAAAAGGAGACTGTTGGATTTAGAAGCAGATCGTGTGCGCCGACAAGAAGAAGCAGATCGTCTACGTAGAGAACAAGAAGCGGAAAGACTTCGTCGAGAACAAGAAGCAGATCGCATACGAAGAGAACAGGAAGCAGAAAGAAGACGTAAGCTTTTGGAGGATGAAATGAGACGAAGACAACTTCCGTTCGGTAATGCCAATCGTTGGGGAGTAAACGGATTAGGTTTATTCAATAACGGGAGAAGAAATGGCAATATGGAGCTTACCAGCAGGGATAAACCTGATATGACTTTTGTTGTACCCGAATCTGCTAATGGTGTGGACTACAAAAAACTGTTTGGTC gtTGCAATGATAAGCCTGCAGATATTTACTTTGTTATGGATTCTTCATCGAGCATAGGTCGACAAAATTATAAGAAGCAAAAAAGTTTCCTAGTAAATCTTGTTAGGAAGTTTGACATTGGTTCTGATAAAACGAGAGTAGGAGTTATCCCCTTTAGCAACGATTACCGGGTTGCTGTACCATTGGGATTGATTAATGACATTGGCGGTTTGTCAAAAGCTATACATAACATCCCATACACTAGAGGAGGAACACACACAGCAGCAGCCCTCAAGTACGTAAAGAATTTCGGTTTCGCATCTGGTACATCTCGACAAAATGCTGCCCAGATTGTTATAGTATTAACAGATGGCTATTCCCGAGACCCGGAATCAACTAAACATGAGGCGAAAAAACTTCACGATGCTGGAATTAACACCTTTGTCATTGGAATCGGAGACGGTATTGACATGGAAGAACTCCGAAGCATTGCCAGTGAACCTAATGACAAACATCTATTCCTTGTTGACGACTTTAATGCACTAGACTCTATCAAAGACCTGTTAGTATCCAGAGCCTGTGACATTCCAGCCAATAGCATTGTTG TTTGCCAAACAGCTGGACCAATGGACATTGTATTCATGTACGACACCTTGAATTTAGGAAGTGAAAGAACTGACAGTattgcaaattttatttttaaagtggTCGATGTTTTCGATCAACAAGCATTTAATAATATTATGGTACGTCGTTATATTGACTACTGCCCTATCGATACACAAACATCACTGATGCTACCTCGAGATTTCCTCAGTCTAAGAGGAGAAGTTCGTCCAGGAATGTATGACATATTGAAAAAGTTTATGACAGGAGTTCAAAACAAAGAATATAACAATGCAAGACCTGTAGGGATAACATTCATTGATAGCAAGTTAGATGATGTTGAAACAATTTTACCATATATCAAATCTATCTCAGACACCAATATATTTGCAGTGGTTATCGGTCCTGAACCAAAATTTAACACTTCCGATATGCGCAATGTGTTGCTTGTACCGTCATACGAGGCTCTTGATGAGTTGGTTAGACTTTTCTTGCGTCACTTTTGCACAACATTGTCTAACGTTAATTTGAATACTGTACCAgcattgttgtaa